The following proteins are encoded in a genomic region of Diabrotica virgifera virgifera chromosome 1, PGI_DIABVI_V3a:
- the LOC114328354 gene encoding zinc finger protein 208-like isoform X1: MEMEVKQEISEETCKIEIEDNHLDELKCEIQEESNGQSTYHTYDSLDLKKCPITTETETEQHHGNKLKGMGYLQGESKMKVMEKMEDSSYEGDDMGRPSEGKPLNKNMKGVTGKRLYKCEICYKRFSEANTLKKHSRVHTGQKPYKCEICFQMFSQTNILKNHLKTHTGEKPYKCEICFKQFSQAGNFKKHSRVHTGQKPYKCEICFQMFSQTNILKNHLKTHTGEKPYKCEICFKQFSQAGTLKKHSRVHTGEKPYKCNICFKQFSQTGNLTGHLRVRTEEKPYKCEICSKQFSQASNLKTHLVVHTGEKPYKCEICFKQFSYKCTLKTHLGVHTDENPYKCNICFKQFSKSCNLTGHLRVHTKEKPYKCEICSKQFSQASNLKKHLGVHTGEKPYRCNICFKQLSQACTLRAHLRVHTGEKLYKCEICFKQFSETGTLKRHLRIHTGEKPYKCNICFKQFSQAGILKTHLRVHTGEKLYKCEICFKQFSGAGTLKRHLRIHTGEKPYKCNICFKQFSQAGNLTVHLRVHTEEKPYKCEICPKQFSQASNLKTHLGVHTEEKPYKCEICFKQFSHTSTLKTHLVMHTDEKPYKCNICFKQFSKACNMTGHSRVHTEEKPYKCEICFKQFSQASNLKTHLVVHTGEKPYKCEICSKQFSQASNLKTHLGVHTKEKPYKCNVCFKQFSQACNLTGHLRVHTEEKLYKCEICFKQFSLTGTLKRHFRIHTGEKPYKCDICFKQFSQAGTLKSHLRVHTGEKRYKCEICSKQFSQAINLKTHLGVHTEKKPYKCNVCFKQFSQACDLTGHLRVHTEEKLYKCEICFKQFSGAGTLKRHLRIHTGEKPYKCDICFKQFSQAGTLKAHLRVHTGENLYKCKICFKQFSEAGTLKLHLRIHTGEKPYKCEICFKQFRHRSNLKTHLRVHTEEKPYKCEICFKQFGVAGNLKEHSRVHTGEKPYKCEICFKHFSHLSTLKTHLGVHTDEKPYKCNICFKQFSQAGNLETHLGVHTEEKLYKCEICFKQFSLAGTLKRHLRIHTGEKPYQCNICFKQFNHTGTLKTHLRVHTEEKPYKCEICFKQFSLAGTLKRHLRIHTGEKSYYCNICFKQFSHTSTLKTHLRVHTEEKPYKCEICFKQFSETGNLKKHSRVHTGEKPYKCEICFKQFSQARNLRGHLRVHTEENLYKCEICFKQFSERGTLKRHLRIHTGEKPY; encoded by the exons ATGGAAATGGAAGTAAAACAAGAAATTAGCGAGGAAACGTGTAAAATAGAAATAGAAGATAATCACTTGGATGAGTTGAAATGTGAAATTCAAGAGGAATCCAATGGGCAAAGTACTTACCACACCTATGATTCTTTGGATTTGAAGAAATGTCCCATAACGACTGAAACTGAAACAGAACAACATCATGGAAATaaacttaaggggatgg GGTATCTCCAAGGTGAAAGCAAAATGAAAGTTATGGAGAAAATGGAAGATTCATCTTATGAAGGAGATGACATGGGTCGACCCAGTGAAGGAAaaccattaaacaaaaatatgaaaGGTGTGACGGGAAAAAGACtatataaatgtgaaatttgttataAGCGATTTAGTGAAGCTAATACTTTGAAAAAACATTCGAGAGTACACACCGGgcaaaaaccttataagtgtgagatttgttttcaGATGTTTTCTCAaacaaatattttgaaaaatcatttaaaaacgcacactggagaaaaaccttacaagtgtgaaatttgttttaagcaattcaGTCAAGCGGGTAATTTCAAGAAACATTCAAGAGTACACACCGGgcaaaaaccttacaagtgtgagatttgttttcaGATGTTTTCTCAaacaaatattttgaaaaatcatttaaaaacgcacactggagaaaaaccttacaagtgtgaaatttgttttaagcaatttagtcaagcaggtaCTTTGAAGAAACACTCAAGAGTACACAccggggaaaaaccttacaagtgcaaCATTTgctttaagcaatttagtcaaacAGGTAATTTGACAGGACATTTGAGAGTGCGCACTGaggaaaaaccatacaagtgtgaaatttgttctaagcaatttagtcaagcgagtaatttgaaaacacatttggtaGTGCACAccggggaaaaaccttacaagtgtgagatttgttttaagcaatttagttaCAAATGtactttgaaaacacatttgggAGTGCACACAGACGAAAATCCTTACAAGTGCAACATTTGCTTTAAGCAATTTAGTAAATCATGTAATTTGACaggacatttgagagtgcacactaaggaaaaaccatacaagtgtgaaatttgttctaagcaatttagtcaagcgagtaatttaaaaaaacatttgggAGTGCACACCGGGGAAAAACCTTACAGGTGCAACATTTGCTTTAAGCAATTAAGTCAAGCATGTACTTTGAGagcacatttgagagtgcacactggggaaaaactgtacaagtgtgaaatttgttttaagcaatttagtgaaacAGGAACTTTGAAACgtcatttgagaatacacaccggggaaaaaccttacaagtgcaaCATTTgctttaagcaatttagtcaagcaggtattttgaaaacacatttgagagtgcacactggggaaaaactgtacaagtgtgaaatttgttttaagcaatttagtggaGCAGGAACTTTGAAACgtcatttgagaatacacaccggggaaaaaccttacaagtgcaaCATTTgctttaagcaatttagtcaagcag gtAATTTGacagtacatttgagagtgcacactgaggaaaaaccatacaagtgtgaaatttgtcctaagcaatttagtcaagcgagtaatttaaaaacacatttgggAGTGCACACTgaggaaaaaccttacaagtgtgagatttgttttaagcaatttagtcacaCAAGTACTTTGAAAACTCATTTGGTAATGCACACAGacgaaaaaccttataagtgcaACATTTGCTTTAAGCAATTTAGTAAAGCATGTAATATGACAGGACATTCGAGAGTGCACACTGaggaaaaaccatacaagtgtgaaatttgttttaagcaatttagtcaagcgagtaatttgaaaacacatttggtaGTGCACACCGgggaaaaaccgtacaagtgtgaaatttgttctaagcaatttagtcaagcgagtaatttgaaaacacatttgggAGTGCACACAaaggaaaaaccttacaagtgcaaCGTTTgctttaagcaatttagtcaagcatgTAATTTGACaggacatttgagagtgcacactgaagaaaaactgtacaagtgtgaaatttgttttaagcaatttagtttAACAGGAACTTTGAAACGTCATTTCAGAATACACAccggggaaaaaccttacaagtgcgacatttgctttaagcaatttagtcaagcaggtaCTTTAAAatcacatttgagagtgcacactggggaaaaacggtacaagtgtgaaatttgttctaagcaatttagtcaagcgattaatttgaaaacacatttgggAGTCCACACAGAgaaaaaaccttacaagtgcaaCGTTTgctttaagcaatttagtcaagcgtGTGATTTGACaggacatttgagagtgcacactgaagaaaaactgtacaagtgtgaaatttgttttaagcaatttagtggaGCAGGAACTTTGAAACgtcatttgagaatacacaccggggaaaaaccttacaagtgcgacatttgctttaagcaatttagtcaagcaggtaCTTTGAAagcacatttgagagtgcacactggggaaaatctgtacaagtgtaaaatttgttttaagcaatttagtgaagcaggaaCTTTGAAACttcatttgagaatacacaccggggaaaaaccttacaagtgtgagatttgttttaagcaatttagacACAgaagtaatttgaaaacacatttgagagtgcacactgaggaaaaaccgtacaagtgtgaaatttgttttaaacaatttggTGTAGCAGGTAATTTGAAAGAACATTCAAGAGTACACAccggggaaaaaccttacaagtgtgagatttgttttaagcatttTAGTCACTTAAGtactttgaaaacacatttgggAGTGCACACAGacgaaaaaccttacaagtgcaaCATTTgctttaagcaatttagtcaagcaggtaATTTGGAAACACATTTGGGAGTGCACACTGAAGAAAAActgtacaagtgtgaaatttgttttaagcaatttagtttAGCAGGAACTTTAAAACgtcatttgagaatacacaccGGGGAAAAACCTTACCAGTGCAACATTTGCTTTAAGCAATTTAATCACACAGGTACTTTGAAAAcgcatttgagagtacacactgaggaaaaaccgtacaagtgtgaaatttgttttaagcaatttagtttAGCAGGAACTTTGAAACgtcatttgagaatacacaccGGGGAAAAATCTTACTATTGCAACATTTgctttaagcaatttagtcacaCAAGtactttgaaaacacatttgagagtgcacactgaggaaaaaccgtacaagtgtgaaatttgttttaagcaatttagtgaaacAGGTAATTTGAAGAAACATTCAAGAGTACACACCggtgaaaaaccttacaagtgtgagatttgttttaagcaatttagtcaagcacGTAATTTGAGAggtcatttgagagtgcacactgaagaaaacctgtacaagtgtgaaatttgttttaagcaatttagtgaaagAGGAACTTTGAAACgtcatttgagaatacacaccGGGGAAAAACCTTACTAA
- the LOC114328354 gene encoding zinc finger protein 208-like isoform X2, giving the protein MEMEVKQEISEETCKIEIEDNHLDELKCEIQEESNGQSTYHTYDSLDLKKCPITTETETEQHHGNKLKGMGYLQGESKMKVMEKMEDSSYEGDDMGRPSEGKPLNKNMKGVTGKRLYKCEICYKRFSEANTLKKHSRVHTGQKPYKCEICFQMFSQTNILKNHLKTHTGEKPYKCEICFKQFSQAGNFKKHSRVHTGQKPYKCEICFQMFSQTNILKNHLKTHTGEKPYKCEICFKQFSQAGTLKKHSRVHTGEKPYKCNICFKQFSQTGNLTGHLRVRTEEKPYKCEICSKQFSQASNLKTHLVVHTGEKPYKCEICFKQFSYKCTLKTHLGVHTDENPYKCNICFKQFSKSCNLTGHLRVHTKEKPYKCEICSKQFSQASNLKKHLGVHTGEKPYRCNICFKQLSQACTLRAHLRVHTGEKLYKCEICFKQFSETGTLKRHLRIHTGEKPYKCNICFKQFSQAGNLTVHLRVHTEEKPYKCEICPKQFSQASNLKTHLGVHTEEKPYKCEICFKQFSHTSTLKTHLVMHTDEKPYKCNICFKQFSKACNMTGHSRVHTEEKPYKCEICFKQFSQASNLKTHLVVHTGEKPYKCEICSKQFSQASNLKTHLGVHTKEKPYKCNVCFKQFSQACNLTGHLRVHTEEKLYKCEICFKQFSLTGTLKRHFRIHTGEKPYKCDICFKQFSQAGTLKSHLRVHTGEKRYKCEICSKQFSQAINLKTHLGVHTEKKPYKCNVCFKQFSQACDLTGHLRVHTEEKLYKCEICFKQFSGAGTLKRHLRIHTGEKPYKCDICFKQFSQAGTLKAHLRVHTGENLYKCKICFKQFSEAGTLKLHLRIHTGEKPYKCEICFKQFRHRSNLKTHLRVHTEEKPYKCEICFKQFGVAGNLKEHSRVHTGEKPYKCEICFKHFSHLSTLKTHLGVHTDEKPYKCNICFKQFSQAGNLETHLGVHTEEKLYKCEICFKQFSLAGTLKRHLRIHTGEKPYQCNICFKQFNHTGTLKTHLRVHTEEKPYKCEICFKQFSLAGTLKRHLRIHTGEKSYYCNICFKQFSHTSTLKTHLRVHTEEKPYKCEICFKQFSETGNLKKHSRVHTGEKPYKCEICFKQFSQARNLRGHLRVHTEENLYKCEICFKQFSERGTLKRHLRIHTGEKPY; this is encoded by the exons ATGGAAATGGAAGTAAAACAAGAAATTAGCGAGGAAACGTGTAAAATAGAAATAGAAGATAATCACTTGGATGAGTTGAAATGTGAAATTCAAGAGGAATCCAATGGGCAAAGTACTTACCACACCTATGATTCTTTGGATTTGAAGAAATGTCCCATAACGACTGAAACTGAAACAGAACAACATCATGGAAATaaacttaaggggatgg GGTATCTCCAAGGTGAAAGCAAAATGAAAGTTATGGAGAAAATGGAAGATTCATCTTATGAAGGAGATGACATGGGTCGACCCAGTGAAGGAAaaccattaaacaaaaatatgaaaGGTGTGACGGGAAAAAGACtatataaatgtgaaatttgttataAGCGATTTAGTGAAGCTAATACTTTGAAAAAACATTCGAGAGTACACACCGGgcaaaaaccttataagtgtgagatttgttttcaGATGTTTTCTCAaacaaatattttgaaaaatcatttaaaaacgcacactggagaaaaaccttacaagtgtgaaatttgttttaagcaattcaGTCAAGCGGGTAATTTCAAGAAACATTCAAGAGTACACACCGGgcaaaaaccttacaagtgtgagatttgttttcaGATGTTTTCTCAaacaaatattttgaaaaatcatttaaaaacgcacactggagaaaaaccttacaagtgtgaaatttgttttaagcaatttagtcaagcaggtaCTTTGAAGAAACACTCAAGAGTACACAccggggaaaaaccttacaagtgcaaCATTTgctttaagcaatttagtcaaacAGGTAATTTGACAGGACATTTGAGAGTGCGCACTGaggaaaaaccatacaagtgtgaaatttgttctaagcaatttagtcaagcgagtaatttgaaaacacatttggtaGTGCACAccggggaaaaaccttacaagtgtgagatttgttttaagcaatttagttaCAAATGtactttgaaaacacatttgggAGTGCACACAGACGAAAATCCTTACAAGTGCAACATTTGCTTTAAGCAATTTAGTAAATCATGTAATTTGACaggacatttgagagtgcacactaaggaaaaaccatacaagtgtgaaatttgttctaagcaatttagtcaagcgagtaatttaaaaaaacatttgggAGTGCACACCGGGGAAAAACCTTACAGGTGCAACATTTGCTTTAAGCAATTAAGTCAAGCATGTACTTTGAGagcacatttgagagtgcacactggggaaaaactgtacaagtgtgaaatttgttttaagcaatttagtgaaacAGGAACTTTGAAACgtcatttgagaatacacaccggggaaaaaccttacaagtgcaaCATTTgctttaagcaatttagtcaagcag gtAATTTGacagtacatttgagagtgcacactgaggaaaaaccatacaagtgtgaaatttgtcctaagcaatttagtcaagcgagtaatttaaaaacacatttgggAGTGCACACTgaggaaaaaccttacaagtgtgagatttgttttaagcaatttagtcacaCAAGTACTTTGAAAACTCATTTGGTAATGCACACAGacgaaaaaccttataagtgcaACATTTGCTTTAAGCAATTTAGTAAAGCATGTAATATGACAGGACATTCGAGAGTGCACACTGaggaaaaaccatacaagtgtgaaatttgttttaagcaatttagtcaagcgagtaatttgaaaacacatttggtaGTGCACACCGgggaaaaaccgtacaagtgtgaaatttgttctaagcaatttagtcaagcgagtaatttgaaaacacatttgggAGTGCACACAaaggaaaaaccttacaagtgcaaCGTTTgctttaagcaatttagtcaagcatgTAATTTGACaggacatttgagagtgcacactgaagaaaaactgtacaagtgtgaaatttgttttaagcaatttagtttAACAGGAACTTTGAAACGTCATTTCAGAATACACAccggggaaaaaccttacaagtgcgacatttgctttaagcaatttagtcaagcaggtaCTTTAAAatcacatttgagagtgcacactggggaaaaacggtacaagtgtgaaatttgttctaagcaatttagtcaagcgattaatttgaaaacacatttgggAGTCCACACAGAgaaaaaaccttacaagtgcaaCGTTTgctttaagcaatttagtcaagcgtGTGATTTGACaggacatttgagagtgcacactgaagaaaaactgtacaagtgtgaaatttgttttaagcaatttagtggaGCAGGAACTTTGAAACgtcatttgagaatacacaccggggaaaaaccttacaagtgcgacatttgctttaagcaatttagtcaagcaggtaCTTTGAAagcacatttgagagtgcacactggggaaaatctgtacaagtgtaaaatttgttttaagcaatttagtgaagcaggaaCTTTGAAACttcatttgagaatacacaccggggaaaaaccttacaagtgtgagatttgttttaagcaatttagacACAgaagtaatttgaaaacacatttgagagtgcacactgaggaaaaaccgtacaagtgtgaaatttgttttaaacaatttggTGTAGCAGGTAATTTGAAAGAACATTCAAGAGTACACAccggggaaaaaccttacaagtgtgagatttgttttaagcatttTAGTCACTTAAGtactttgaaaacacatttgggAGTGCACACAGacgaaaaaccttacaagtgcaaCATTTgctttaagcaatttagtcaagcaggtaATTTGGAAACACATTTGGGAGTGCACACTGAAGAAAAActgtacaagtgtgaaatttgttttaagcaatttagtttAGCAGGAACTTTAAAACgtcatttgagaatacacaccGGGGAAAAACCTTACCAGTGCAACATTTGCTTTAAGCAATTTAATCACACAGGTACTTTGAAAAcgcatttgagagtacacactgaggaaaaaccgtacaagtgtgaaatttgttttaagcaatttagtttAGCAGGAACTTTGAAACgtcatttgagaatacacaccGGGGAAAAATCTTACTATTGCAACATTTgctttaagcaatttagtcacaCAAGtactttgaaaacacatttgagagtgcacactgaggaaaaaccgtacaagtgtgaaatttgttttaagcaatttagtgaaacAGGTAATTTGAAGAAACATTCAAGAGTACACACCggtgaaaaaccttacaagtgtgagatttgttttaagcaatttagtcaagcacGTAATTTGAGAggtcatttgagagtgcacactgaagaaaacctgtacaagtgtgaaatttgttttaagcaatttagtgaaagAGGAACTTTGAAACgtcatttgagaatacacaccGGGGAAAAACCTTACTAA
- the LOC114328354 gene encoding zinc finger protein 91-like isoform X5 translates to MEMEVKQEISEETCKIEIEDNHLDELKCEIQEESNGQSTYHTYDSLDLKKCPITTETETEQHHGNKLKGMGYLQGESKVKVMEKMEDSSYEGDNMGRPSEGKPLNKNMKAVTGKRLYKCEICFKLFSKADTLKKHSRVHTGQKPYKCEICFKMFSQTNILKNHLKTHTAEKPYKCEICFKQFSLAGTLKKHSTVHTGEKPYKCEICFKQFSHRNNLKTHLGVHTQEKPYRCNVCFKQFSQAGNLTVHLRVHTEEKPYKCEICPKQFSQASNLKTHLGVHTEEKPYKCEICFKQFSHTSTLKTHLVMHTDEKPYKCNICFKQFSKACNMTGHSRVHTEEKPYKCEICFKQFSQASNLKTHLVVHTGEKPYKCEICSKQFSQASNLKTHLGVHTKEKPYKCNVCFKQFSQACNLTGHLRVHTEEKLYKCEICFKQFSLTGTLKRHFRIHTGEKPYKCDICFKQFSQAGTLKSHLRVHTGEKRYKCEICSKQFSQAINLKTHLGVHTEKKPYKCNVCFKQFSQACDLTGHLRVHTEEKLYKCEICFKQFSGAGTLKRHLRIHTGEKPYKCDICFKQFSQAGTLKAHLRVHTGENLYKCKICFKQFSEAGTLKLHLRIHTGEKPYKCEICFKQFRHRSNLKTHLRVHTEEKPYKCEICFKQFGVAGNLKEHSRVHTGEKPYKCEICFKHFSHLSTLKTHLGVHTDEKPYKCNICFKQFSQAGNLETHLGVHTEEKLYKCEICFKQFSLAGTLKRHLRIHTGEKPYQCNICFKQFNHTGTLKTHLRVHTEEKPYKCEICFKQFSLAGTLKRHLRIHTGEKSYYCNICFKQFSHTSTLKTHLRVHTEEKPYKCEICFKQFSETGNLKKHSRVHTGEKPYKCEICFKQFSQARNLRGHLRVHTEENLYKCEICFKQFSERGTLKRHLRIHTGEKPY, encoded by the exons ATGGAAATGGAAGTAAAACAAGAAATTAGCGAGGAAACGTGTAAAATAGAAATAGAAGATAATCACTTGGATGAGTTGAAATGTGAAATTCAAGAGGAATCCAATGGGCAAAGTACTTACCACACCTATGATTCTTTGGATTTGAAGAAATGTCCCATAACGACTGAAACTGAAACAGAACAACATCATGGAAATaaacttaaggggatgg GGTATCTCCAAGGTGAAAGCAAAGTGAAAGTTATGGAGAAAATGGAAGATTCATCTTATGAAGGAGATAACATGGGTCGACCCAGTGAAGGAAaaccattaaacaaaaatatgaaaGCTGTGACGGGAAAAAGACtatataaatgtgaaatttgttttaagctatTTAGTAAAGCTGATACTTTGAAAAAACATTCGAGAGTACACACCGGgcaaaaaccttacaagtgtgagatttgttttaagatgttttctcaaacaaatattttgaaaaatcatttaaaaacGCACACTgcagaaaaaccttacaagtgtgaaatttgttttaagcaatttagtctaGCAGGTACTTTGAAGAAACATTCAACAGTACACAccggggaaaaaccttacaagtgtgagatttgttttaagcaatttagtcacagaaataatttgaaaacacatttgggAGTGCACACACAGGAAAAACCTTACAGGTGCAACGTCTgctttaagcagtttagtcaagcaggtAATTTGacagtacatttgagagtgcacactgaggaaaaaccatacaagtgtgaaatttgtcctaagcaatttagtcaagcgagtaatttaaaaacacatttgggAGTGCACACTgaggaaaaaccttacaagtgtgagatttgttttaagcaatttagtcacaCAAGTACTTTGAAAACTCATTTGGTAATGCACACAGacgaaaaaccttataagtgcaACATTTGCTTTAAGCAATTTAGTAAAGCATGTAATATGACAGGACATTCGAGAGTGCACACTGaggaaaaaccatacaagtgtgaaatttgttttaagcaatttagtcaagcgagtaatttgaaaacacatttggtaGTGCACACCGgggaaaaaccgtacaagtgtgaaatttgttctaagcaatttagtcaagcgagtaatttgaaaacacatttgggAGTGCACACAaaggaaaaaccttacaagtgcaaCGTTTgctttaagcaatttagtcaagcatgTAATTTGACaggacatttgagagtgcacactgaagaaaaactgtacaagtgtgaaatttgttttaagcaatttagtttAACAGGAACTTTGAAACGTCATTTCAGAATACACAccggggaaaaaccttacaagtgcgacatttgctttaagcaatttagtcaagcaggtaCTTTAAAatcacatttgagagtgcacactggggaaaaacggtacaagtgtgaaatttgttctaagcaatttagtcaagcgattaatttgaaaacacatttgggAGTCCACACAGAgaaaaaaccttacaagtgcaaCGTTTgctttaagcaatttagtcaagcgtGTGATTTGACaggacatttgagagtgcacactgaagaaaaactgtacaagtgtgaaatttgttttaagcaatttagtggaGCAGGAACTTTGAAACgtcatttgagaatacacaccggggaaaaaccttacaagtgcgacatttgctttaagcaatttagtcaagcaggtaCTTTGAAagcacatttgagagtgcacactggggaaaatctgtacaagtgtaaaatttgttttaagcaatttagtgaagcaggaaCTTTGAAACttcatttgagaatacacaccggggaaaaaccttacaagtgtgagatttgttttaagcaatttagacACAgaagtaatttgaaaacacatttgagagtgcacactgaggaaaaaccgtacaagtgtgaaatttgttttaaacaatttggTGTAGCAGGTAATTTGAAAGAACATTCAAGAGTACACAccggggaaaaaccttacaagtgtgagatttgttttaagcatttTAGTCACTTAAGtactttgaaaacacatttgggAGTGCACACAGacgaaaaaccttacaagtgcaaCATTTgctttaagcaatttagtcaagcaggtaATTTGGAAACACATTTGGGAGTGCACACTGAAGAAAAActgtacaagtgtgaaatttgttttaagcaatttagtttAGCAGGAACTTTAAAACgtcatttgagaatacacaccGGGGAAAAACCTTACCAGTGCAACATTTGCTTTAAGCAATTTAATCACACAGGTACTTTGAAAAcgcatttgagagtacacactgaggaaaaaccgtacaagtgtgaaatttgttttaagcaatttagtttAGCAGGAACTTTGAAACgtcatttgagaatacacaccGGGGAAAAATCTTACTATTGCAACATTTgctttaagcaatttagtcacaCAAGtactttgaaaacacatttgagagtgcacactgaggaaaaaccgtacaagtgtgaaatttgttttaagcaatttagtgaaacAGGTAATTTGAAGAAACATTCAAGAGTACACACCggtgaaaaaccttacaagtgtgagatttgttttaagcaatttagtcaagcacGTAATTTGAGAggtcatttgagagtgcacactgaagaaaacctgtacaagtgtgaaatttgttttaagcaatttagtgaaagAGGAACTTTGAAACgtcatttgagaatacacaccGGGGAAAAACCTTACTAA